A genome region from Acinetobacter lwoffii includes the following:
- a CDS encoding ABC transporter permease, producing the protein MALEITAILAGTVAAATPLIFAGLGELVTQRTGVINLGVEGMMLVGAIAGFAFAAQYDASVLSALLMGGLAGMLMALIFAFFTLSLSTNQSACGLALTIFGLGISAFLGQNYVSMALPGLANFNIPLLADIPVLGPILFQQNYVVYLSILVFFLVWFVLAKTRLGLLLKAVGESPESAHAMGYHVLAIRYGAVLFGGLMAGVGGAFLSTVYTPMWIENMVAGRGWIAIALVVFAVWKPTRLMLGAYLFGGVTILQFHAQALGIKVPNELLAALPYIATIVVLVMISRNKKVLKMNLPSFLGKTFVP; encoded by the coding sequence ATGGCTTTAGAAATAACTGCAATTCTTGCAGGTACTGTTGCAGCAGCAACACCACTGATTTTCGCAGGTCTGGGGGAATTGGTCACACAGCGGACAGGTGTGATTAATCTTGGAGTAGAAGGGATGATGCTGGTCGGTGCAATTGCAGGTTTTGCTTTTGCTGCGCAATATGATGCCAGTGTATTAAGTGCCTTATTGATGGGTGGTCTGGCAGGCATGCTGATGGCCCTGATTTTTGCCTTTTTTACCTTGTCTTTAAGTACCAATCAATCCGCGTGCGGTTTGGCTTTAACCATTTTTGGACTCGGTATCTCTGCATTTTTGGGACAGAACTACGTCAGTATGGCTTTACCGGGTCTGGCTAATTTTAATATTCCACTATTAGCGGATATTCCAGTATTGGGTCCAATTTTGTTCCAGCAAAACTATGTGGTGTATTTGTCAATCTTGGTCTTCTTTCTGGTGTGGTTTGTCTTGGCGAAAACCCGTTTGGGCTTATTGCTTAAAGCTGTGGGTGAATCACCAGAAAGTGCCCATGCCATGGGTTATCACGTGTTGGCGATTCGTTATGGCGCAGTGCTATTTGGCGGTTTGATGGCAGGGGTTGGCGGAGCATTTTTATCAACCGTATATACCCCGATGTGGATTGAAAATATGGTGGCAGGTCGCGGCTGGATTGCGATTGCACTGGTGGTATTTGCGGTTTGGAAACCAACACGTTTAATGCTCGGCGCTTACCTGTTTGGTGGCGTAACCATTTTACAATTTCACGCCCAGGCGCTTGGAATAAAGGTTCCGAACGAGTTGCTTGCCGCATTGCCCTATATAGCCACGATTGTGGTACTGGTCATGATATCGCGGAATAAAAAAGTGTTAAAAATGAATTTGCCATCTTTTTTAGGTAAAACCTTCGTGCCATAA